One Vibrio tapetis subsp. tapetis DNA segment encodes these proteins:
- a CDS encoding RidA family protein, translating to MIQRMETKQRMSRIVKHNGTIYLCGQVCADATKDITEQTQTMLDKVETLLDQAGSDKEHMLSATIYIKDMKDFAEMNAVWDAWVPEGHAPARACVEASMARDTLLVEISVVAAEK from the coding sequence ATGATCCAAAGAATGGAAACTAAGCAACGCATGAGCCGTATCGTTAAGCATAACGGTACGATCTACCTATGTGGCCAGGTTTGTGCTGATGCGACTAAAGACATCACTGAGCAAACTCAAACCATGCTAGACAAAGTAGAGACTCTACTTGACCAAGCTGGTAGTGACAAAGAGCACATGCTTTCTGCAACTATTTACATCAAAGATATGAAAGACTTTGCTGAAATGAACGCAGTGTGGGACGCATGGGTTCCTGAAGGTCACGCACCTGCACGTGCTTGTGTTGAAGCAAGCATGGCTCGCGATACTCTACTTGTAGAGATTTCAGTGGTTGCTGCTGAGAAGTAA
- a CDS encoding thrombospondin type 3 repeat-containing protein, with protein sequence MKASQFYPALTLIAAAMLSACGGGDGSDPVSKSNYLNVTAIDGYLKGAEVWLDINKDYQWNTGEPKAITTDGGKANLNVDGIPNSESYPIVVRVIPGQTVDETTPDQTVKTGYLMSAPSGELDITPLSTLVQVSMVNGSLTKAQATEKIAMDLGVSKEEVLGDYIEKSASGAAMKAEALVKAEVMPQSAVHASQADKVVDQANSIAPYLKDLKQDEIIIVDGDTWKVGVDDNDDDDDGVIDSEDAFPYNAQETVDSDGDGIGDNADQFPNDANEQFDSDGDTVGDNTDVFPMDLTESKDTDEDGLGDNADKFPTDPTEKFDSDKDKVGDNADEFPNDPTETKDTDKDGLGDNADKFPIDPTEKYDSDNDKVGDNADAFPNDPTETKDSDKDGTGDNKDKFPNDPKESSDADSDGIGDSSDNCLSTANPDQADSDGDGVGDACESVEITFDNAVFDQATWQ encoded by the coding sequence ATGAAAGCATCTCAATTTTACCCCGCCTTGACGCTCATTGCAGCCGCAATGCTTAGCGCATGTGGCGGAGGTGATGGCTCAGATCCTGTATCTAAGTCCAACTACTTGAACGTAACGGCCATTGATGGATACCTGAAAGGAGCCGAAGTTTGGTTGGATATAAACAAGGATTACCAGTGGAACACAGGAGAGCCTAAAGCCATAACAACTGACGGCGGTAAAGCCAATTTAAACGTAGATGGGATACCCAATTCAGAGAGCTACCCCATTGTTGTAAGAGTCATTCCTGGACAAACCGTTGACGAAACCACCCCCGATCAAACCGTGAAAACCGGTTACCTAATGTCGGCTCCGTCAGGGGAGTTGGATATCACGCCACTATCAACATTAGTACAAGTTTCAATGGTGAACGGTTCGCTAACAAAAGCACAAGCCACTGAAAAAATTGCGATGGATCTCGGAGTATCCAAAGAAGAGGTGCTGGGGGATTATATCGAGAAAAGTGCGTCCGGTGCTGCGATGAAAGCAGAAGCACTCGTGAAAGCGGAGGTGATGCCTCAAAGTGCCGTACATGCCTCTCAAGCTGATAAGGTCGTCGACCAAGCGAATTCTATTGCACCATACCTGAAAGATCTGAAACAAGATGAAATCATTATTGTTGATGGCGATACCTGGAAAGTAGGAGTTGATGATAACGATGACGATGATGACGGTGTGATCGATAGCGAAGACGCATTCCCATACAACGCGCAAGAAACCGTAGATTCTGACGGCGATGGCATCGGTGACAATGCCGATCAATTTCCCAATGATGCTAACGAACAATTTGATTCGGATGGGGATACTGTCGGTGACAATACCGATGTCTTCCCAATGGATCTCACAGAGAGCAAAGACACTGACGAAGATGGTTTAGGGGACAACGCCGACAAGTTCCCAACCGACCCAACCGAGAAGTTTGATTCTGACAAAGACAAAGTCGGCGATAACGCAGACGAATTCCCCAATGACCCCACGGAAACAAAAGATACAGACAAAGATGGTTTAGGTGATAACGCCGATAAATTCCCAATCGATCCAACTGAAAAATACGATTCTGACAACGACAAAGTCGGCGATAACGCAGACGCGTTCCCCAATGATCCGACTGAGACAAAAGACAGCGATAAGGACGGCACTGGTGATAATAAAGACAAGTTTCCTAACGACCCGAAAGAATCAAGCGATGCCGATTCAGACGGCATAGGCGATAGCAGCGATAACTGCCTTTCAACCGCAAACCCAGACCAAGCAGACAGTGATGGTGATGGGGTGGGTGATGCGTGTGAAAGCGTAGAAATAACATTTGATAATGCAGTATTTGACCAAGCGACTTGGCAATAA
- a CDS encoding alpha/beta fold hydrolase, which yields MHSSQLPDRLVGKIYDTALEPRLWPELLEHMVTYLKPNIEVGEQGKINTNLIWVKEPKEEVPSSYTQLLEHMQRSSDIAKRLGVVKEKECIQRKLLNQIPLPCVLLRADKQIVEINDSAMRYMSTNRELSVNGSHLTFESGRLRAEFESGMASLFFPGQKNKEIAFVVRPSFDTNPTTINLTRVDNLQGLESHVLMFIATVDQAQKVDVSSFSTRFKLTQAEQEILKSLVEGKTLQLVAAHKKVSIHTVRSQLKSIFGKTGCHRQSELVKLVLLQSTQQERQQKEKQNIILLDAQCFHQTMLLPDGRKLGYSDVGNKSHAPLVMLHPSTGSRLQQHPNKQIAFEQRVRVISIDRPGYGLSDTCEGASLKSVAKDVGYLMDSLNIQRFAVAGFCGGGPYALAVAAQFRHRVVHTNLISSVTPFQEINLLHGVKTTNKMMAHLALKAPEVLRHLIFLIAKNVVDEPERYFDQVIEHLGVSDASVLQEPEALENFVVAFQEAMRQGSAAFVHDLYTLSNPWETDYSAITSPITMWHGHEDRHVPIQYAQQLAHVLSNVTIKNQPQHGHFLIYYLWGDILAESAAAFEQDEQIESA from the coding sequence ATGCACAGCAGTCAACTACCAGATCGATTGGTAGGGAAAATTTATGATACCGCGCTAGAGCCTCGCTTATGGCCAGAATTGCTCGAACATATGGTGACGTATTTAAAGCCGAATATTGAGGTAGGCGAACAAGGGAAAATAAACACAAACCTGATATGGGTAAAGGAACCAAAGGAGGAAGTCCCAAGTTCTTATACACAATTGCTCGAACACATGCAGCGCAGCAGCGATATAGCAAAGCGTTTAGGTGTTGTTAAGGAGAAAGAATGCATACAGCGTAAGCTCCTTAATCAAATCCCGCTTCCCTGCGTGTTATTAAGGGCAGACAAGCAGATCGTTGAAATCAATGATTCGGCGATGCGCTATATGTCGACGAATAGAGAGTTGTCGGTCAATGGCAGTCATCTTACTTTTGAAAGTGGGCGATTAAGGGCTGAATTTGAAAGCGGCATGGCTTCGTTGTTTTTCCCCGGACAAAAGAATAAAGAAATCGCATTTGTTGTGAGGCCATCATTCGATACAAACCCTACGACGATTAATTTAACTCGCGTGGATAATCTGCAGGGCCTTGAAAGTCATGTGTTGATGTTTATTGCGACAGTGGATCAAGCGCAAAAGGTCGATGTTTCGTCATTTTCAACTCGCTTTAAATTGACGCAAGCGGAACAAGAGATCCTTAAAAGTCTCGTTGAGGGCAAGACTCTACAATTGGTGGCGGCGCATAAGAAGGTGTCGATTCACACGGTGCGATCGCAATTAAAGTCGATATTTGGTAAAACGGGTTGTCATCGGCAAAGTGAGTTGGTGAAGTTGGTGTTACTGCAATCTACACAACAAGAACGGCAACAAAAAGAAAAGCAAAACATCATCCTATTGGATGCACAGTGCTTTCACCAAACCATGCTATTACCTGATGGCAGAAAACTAGGCTATAGCGATGTCGGAAATAAGAGTCACGCGCCATTAGTTATGTTGCACCCCTCGACGGGGTCGCGTTTGCAGCAGCATCCTAATAAGCAAATCGCATTCGAACAAAGAGTCAGAGTTATATCGATAGATAGACCTGGATACGGTTTATCTGATACTTGTGAGGGAGCGAGTTTAAAGAGCGTGGCCAAAGATGTGGGATATTTGATGGATTCACTTAATATCCAACGCTTCGCTGTCGCGGGTTTTTGTGGAGGAGGACCATATGCCCTGGCAGTGGCGGCGCAATTTCGCCATCGGGTTGTGCATACCAACTTAATTAGCTCCGTTACCCCATTTCAAGAAATTAACCTGTTACACGGAGTCAAGACAACCAACAAGATGATGGCACATTTGGCGTTAAAAGCGCCAGAGGTATTGCGGCATCTCATTTTCTTGATTGCGAAAAATGTCGTGGATGAGCCAGAGCGATATTTTGACCAAGTCATCGAGCATTTGGGTGTGAGTGATGCGTCGGTCTTGCAAGAGCCTGAAGCGTTGGAAAACTTTGTCGTTGCATTTCAAGAAGCCATGAGGCAAGGCAGCGCAGCATTTGTGCATGATCTTTATACGCTATCTAACCCGTGGGAAACTGATTATTCAGCGATAACCTCTCCGATTACCATGTGGCATGGTCATGAAGACAGGCACGTTCCTATTCAGTATGCCCAGCAACTAGCTCATGTTCTTTCAAACGTAACGATTAAGAACCAGCCTCAACATGGACACTTTCTTATTTACTACTTATGGGGGGATATTCTAGCAGAATCGGCTGCTGCGTTTGAGCAAGATGAACAGATAGAAAGCGCCTAA
- a CDS encoding SLC13 family permease, which produces MNRNDNVPLPSNTREWFFNRNSIIILSDIALFLVLYNTLPYDPQVVLGISILAFIAILWLTEALHVTVTALLVPILAVGLGVFDTQTALNNFANSTIFLFLGGFALAAAMRRQALDKVIADKVLIMAKGKMSVAVFMLFGATAGLSMWISNTATTAMMLPLVLGILSKVNEESGHKTYVFVLLGIAYSASIGGIATIVGSPPNAIAAAEVGLTFTEWMSFGVPATIVLLPVAISLLYFVLKPDLKGNFEINYEPVNWDKGKIVTLAIFALTVCLWIFSKPINAMLGGFSKFDTLVALLAIVLVNFARVVHWKDVEKTADWGVLLLFGGGICLSNVLKATGASLFLASELSDAISHFGLFFIILIVAGFVVFLTEFASNTASAALLIPVFAAVAEAFGMSPIILSVLIAVAASCAFMLPVATPPNAIVYASGHIKQQEMLKVGILLNIACIGTLTLLAVILWT; this is translated from the coding sequence ATGAATAGAAACGACAACGTCCCTCTTCCCTCGAACACCAGAGAATGGTTTTTTAACCGCAACAGCATCATCATTTTGTCTGACATCGCTTTATTTTTGGTTCTGTACAACACCCTGCCGTATGATCCGCAAGTCGTACTTGGGATCAGCATTTTAGCTTTCATCGCTATTTTGTGGTTAACCGAAGCCTTACATGTAACGGTAACCGCACTTCTAGTGCCTATTTTGGCCGTTGGCCTCGGGGTATTTGATACTCAAACTGCGCTCAATAATTTCGCTAACTCTACTATTTTCTTATTTTTAGGTGGTTTTGCCTTAGCGGCTGCCATGCGGCGTCAAGCGCTAGACAAAGTCATTGCGGACAAAGTGCTTATCATGGCGAAAGGTAAAATGAGCGTCGCCGTGTTCATGCTATTTGGCGCAACCGCAGGGCTTTCGATGTGGATCAGTAATACCGCAACAACGGCAATGATGTTGCCATTAGTGCTTGGTATTCTAAGTAAAGTAAACGAAGAGTCAGGCCATAAAACCTATGTATTCGTGTTACTTGGCATCGCTTACAGTGCCAGTATTGGGGGGATTGCGACCATCGTTGGTAGCCCGCCCAATGCTATTGCAGCGGCTGAAGTCGGGCTCACATTTACAGAATGGATGTCCTTTGGCGTACCTGCAACTATTGTGTTGCTTCCTGTTGCTATTTCTCTACTCTATTTTGTTTTAAAGCCTGACTTAAAGGGCAATTTCGAGATCAATTATGAGCCAGTTAATTGGGACAAAGGCAAGATAGTCACTCTTGCTATATTTGCACTGACCGTTTGCTTATGGATTTTTTCAAAACCCATTAATGCCATGTTAGGCGGCTTTTCTAAGTTTGATACATTAGTGGCATTGTTGGCTATTGTATTAGTTAACTTCGCTCGAGTTGTTCACTGGAAAGACGTCGAAAAAACCGCTGACTGGGGCGTGTTGCTGTTGTTTGGTGGCGGTATTTGTTTAAGTAATGTATTAAAAGCAACCGGAGCAAGCTTGTTTTTGGCTTCTGAATTGAGTGATGCTATCTCTCATTTTGGCTTGTTCTTTATTATCTTAATTGTGGCAGGCTTTGTTGTGTTTTTAACTGAGTTCGCCAGTAACACGGCCAGTGCCGCTCTGCTCATTCCGGTATTTGCGGCGGTTGCCGAGGCCTTCGGTATGTCACCTATCATTTTGTCTGTATTAATTGCTGTAGCGGCATCCTGTGCGTTTATGTTGCCTGTTGCGACTCCGCCAAATGCCATCGTCTATGCATCTGGTCATATTAAACAACAAGAGATGCTTAAAGTTGGTATTTTGCTCAACATTGCTTGTATCGGGACGTTAACTCTATTAGCGGTCATATTGTGGACTTAA